From a single Arachis hypogaea cultivar Tifrunner chromosome 3, arahy.Tifrunner.gnm2.J5K5, whole genome shotgun sequence genomic region:
- the LOC112782954 gene encoding uncharacterized protein isoform X3, producing MDSFQQSHGYIRPPHPPDPHHHFHQMPPPPLPPRQPAPPQAPWYSSQFQYHHPSQTPSPPPQWPQPPQPQHAEHYPPAASYPPPPPSSNPYPYHPSQFHAPPPPPPPLPHARSHAPPPPPPQFTPHSHVSQQPYHQEWSNPSWPANQGYPAQNNEEDWAAKARAWAAKSTMESQHPQSHFSPAGRVQEQNHYHDQYQQSADSRYTDVQNQSHPSSTYQQFSYLDASAQRLSGHSQDAASISLETSYTSDGHSYGARDGTNTGDPTVSFEQGNLPTNPSVHQQEVPSSYSSVTGKEAAEHIQQSYTMFPPPVSSSQEQQHVQPPLQATFAPGSNSVDPAISLADQPLDFAPRFSHDSDLQMQSTYSHHDSGTSMNNWAAPVAPAGGYAPIPAILASGPQHDPSISGPGHVAPPFGRFPGPGLPPAIPPTSAPFALSTGAAVHPTAAFSADPYGVPERPKKASVPNWLREEIKKTVIAAPSAEHPKAETSVDDGIGKTYAKGDETDSKSIDSSRSDEEEDEEDLAEAARTAAINLEIKRVLTEVLLKVTDELFDEIATKVLDEDGLTAEVGHNGATSNHKPSASPPSSVQVPKASAKVLVPVKAKEFENDVAIEKSNSSSPGDVLGLGNYGSDADDGDDEIESSSVPTPSKDATNRSRLKKSLEDTNNFPVNSSSQLEEHERSQTKLEDKPVKTGSLQPRISNGAATDQLQGNKVPRELDNSNSKDNRRTEALERSHNGFNGLSSKDSSGLPKSELPGKNAAVEKAVDDNPVREGKRRSEKNDRHDRSSEKESVKEVHVNKTGTDEKSDEIHRRKDEKHGRKEKRDYNSEAKERKELNLRHGEKAKESESRKKSSHDVKDDKKEADKPHRSSGFEDTSRRRGHTKDKGEHKSRQKDASNPDRHKRRRSSSVGSRGRTSRDHAVNHSGVSSGEGSDGSKRKPHSRRRDLSPSPVRSKRRGRRSRSRSPVRRQR from the exons ATGGATTCCTTCCAGCAGTCCCACGGCTACATCAGGCCTCCCCACCCGCCTGATCCCCACCACCACTTCCACCAGATGCCTCCGCCGCCGCTCCCGCCGCGTCAGCCTGCACCTCCCCAAGCACCATGGTACTCCTCTCAATTCCAGTACCACCACCCTTCTCAGACCCCCTCCCCTCCTCCGCAGTGGCCTCAGCCTCCGCAGCCGCAACACGCCGAGCATTATCCGCCGGCGGCATCGTATCCTCCACCTCCTCCTTCGTCGAACCCTTACCCTTACCATCCCAGCCAGTTCCATGCTCCTCCGCCTCCACCTCCTCCCCTTCCCCACGCTCGTTCTCacgctcctcctcctcctcctcctcagttCACCCCTCACTCCCACGTTTCTCAGCAGCCCTATCATCAG GAATGGAGCAACCCAAGCTGGCCTGCCAACCAAGGTTATCCTG CCCAAAATAATGAAGAAGATTGGGCTGCTAAGGCCAGAGCATGGGCTGCTAAGTCTACTATGGAAAGTCAGCATCCACAGTCACACTTTTCACCTGCTGGAAGAGTGCAAGAGCAAAACCATTATCATGACCAGTATCAGCAATCTGCTGACTCACGCTATACCGATGTTCAAAACCAGTCCCATCCATCATCAACCTATCAGCAATTTTCCTACTTGGATGCATCTGCACAACGGCTCTCAGGACATTCCCAGGATGCTGCATCTATCAGTTTGGAGACCTCATATACTTCAGATGGACATTCATATGGTGCTAGAGATGGAACCAACACTGGAGATCCAACAGTTTCATTTGAACAGGGAAACTTGCCTACAAATCCATCAGTTCATCAGCAGGAGGTACCTTCTAGTTATAGTTCTGTTACAG GTAAGGAGGCTGCTGAGCATATTCAACAATCATACACAATGTTCCCACCACCGGTTTCCTCATCACAAGAACAACAGCATGTGCAACCTCCTCTCCAAGCAACCTTTGCACCTGGCAGCAATTCAGTGGACCCTGCTATCAGTCTTGCTGATCAACCTTTAGACTTTGCACCTAGGTTTAGTCATGATAGTGACCTGCAAATGCAGTCGACTTATAGTCATCATGATTCGGGTACTTCTATGAACAACTGGGCTGCTCCAGTGGCCCCTGCCGGTGGTTATGCACCAATACCTGCAATTCTTGCCTCTGGGCCACAG CATGATCCTTCTATTTCTGGTCCTGGTCATGTGGCACCACCATTTGGAAGGTTTCCAGGACCTGGACTACCTCCAGCAATTCCCCCAACTAGTGCACCCTTTGCTCTTAGCACAGGAGCTGCAGTTCACCCTACAGCAGCTTTCTCTGCTGATCCATATGGTGTTCCAGAACGTCCAAAGAAG gcTTCAGTCCCTAACTGGCTTAGAGAGGAAATAAAGAAAACAGTCATTGCTGCTCCTTCTGCAGAGCACCCAAAAGCGGAAACATCTGTGGACGATGGCATTGGTAAAACGTATGCAAAGGGTGATGAGACAGATAGCAAGAGCATTGATTCCTCTAGATCagatgaggaggaggatgaaGAG GATCTTGCTGAAGCAGCTAGAACTGCAGCAATCAACCTAGAAATAAAGAGAGTTCTTACGGAAGTTCTTTTAAAG GTTACTGATGAATTATTTGATGAAATTGCAACAAAAGTTCTTGATGAAGATGGTCTGACTGCTGAAG TGGGTCATAATGGTGCCACTTCAAACCATAAGCCATCAGCATCTCCACCATCATCAGTTCAAGTTCCTAAGGCATCTGCAAAGGTTCTAGTTCCAGTCAAAGCAAAGGAGTTCGAGAATGATGTTGCCATTGAAAAATCTAATTCCAGTTCTCCTGGAGATGTTTTAGGTCTTGGAAATTATGGTTCTGATGCTGATGATGGAGATGATGAAATTGAGAGTTCCAGTGTGCCAACTCCTTCAAAAGATGCTACTAATCGGTCAAGGCTCAAGAAAAGTTTGGAAGATACAAATAATTTCCCTGTTAATAGCAGCTCTCAACTTGAAGAGCATGAAAGAAGTCAAACAAAATTAGAGGATAAGCCGGTCAAAACCGGCTCATTACAACCCAGAATTAGCAACGGGGCTGCTACTGATCAGTTGCAGGGTAATAAGGTGCCCAGAGAATTGGATAATTCGAATTCTAAAGATAATAGGAGGACTGAAGCCTTGGAAAGAAGCCACAATGGATTTAATGGTCTTAGTTCTAAAGATTCTTCAGGGTTACCAAAATCTGAATTGCCTGGAAAGAATGCTGCCGTGGAGAAAGCAGTAGATGATAATCCAGTTAGGGAAGGCAAAAGAAGATCAGAGAAAAATGACCGACATGATAGGAGTTCTGAAAAGGAGTCTGTTAAGGAGGTACATGTTAACAAGACTGGGACAGATGAAAAAAGTGATGAGATCCATAGAAGAAAGGATGAGAAACACGGGAGAAAGGAAAAAAGAGATTACAACAGTGaggcaaaagaaagaaaggagctCAATTTACGGCATGGAGAGAAGGCAAAGGAATCAGAGTCGAGGAAAAAGTCCTCTCATGATGTCAAGGATGATAAGAAGGAAGCAGACAAGCCCCATAGAAGTAGTGGCTTTGAAGATACTAGCCGGAGAAGGGGACATACAAAGGATAAGGGGGAACATAAATCTAGGCAAAAAGATGCAAGCAACCCTGATAGGCACAAAAGACGACGTTCATCTTCAGTAGGCAGTAGAGGCAGAACCAGCAGGGACCATGCTGTTAATCATTCTGGTGTTTCAAGCGGTGAAGGTTCAGATGGCTCAAAAAG GAAGCCACATTCAAGAAGACGGGACTTATCACCATCTCCAGTCAGGTCTAAGAGAAG AGGAAGGAGGTCAAGATCCAGATCACCTGTTCGGCGGCAAAGATGA
- the LOC112782954 gene encoding uncharacterized protein isoform X1: MDSFQQSHGYIRPPHPPDPHHHFHQMPPPPLPPRQPAPPQAPWYSSQFQYHHPSQTPSPPPQWPQPPQPQHAEHYPPAASYPPPPPSSNPYPYHPSQFHAPPPPPPPLPHARSHAPPPPPPQFTPHSHVSQQPYHQEWSNPSWPANQGYPAQNNEEDWAAKARAWAAKSTMESQHPQSHFSPAGRVQEQNHYHDQYQQSADSRYTDVQNQSHPSSTYQQFSYLDASAQRLSGHSQDAASISLETSYTSDGHSYGARDGTNTGDPTVSFEQGNLPTNPSVHQQEVPSSYSSVTGKEAAEHIQQSYTMFPPPVSSSQEQQHVQPPLQATFAPGSNSVDPAISLADQPLDFAPRFSHDSDLQMQSTYSHHDSGTSMNNWAAPVAPAGGYAPIPAILASGPQHDPSISGPGHVAPPFGRFPGPGLPPAIPPTSAPFALSTGAAVHPTAAFSADPYGVPERPKKASVPNWLREEIKKTVIAAPSAEHPKAETSVDDGIGKTYAKGDETDSKSIDSSRSDEEEDEEDLAEAARTAAINLEIKRVLTEVLLKVTDELFDEIATKVLDEDGLTAEVGHNGATSNHKPSASPPSSVQVPKASAKVLVPVKAKEFENDVAIEKSNSSSPGDVLGLGNYGSDADDGDDEIESSSVPTPSKDATNRSRLKKSLEDTNNFPVNSSSQLEEHERSQTKLEDKPVKTGSLQPRISNGAATDQLQGNKVPRELDNSNSKDNRRTEALERSHNGFNGLSSKDSSGLPKSELPGKNAAVEKAVDDNPVREGKRRSEKNDRHDRSSEKESVKEVHVNKTGTDEKSDEIHRRKDEKHGRKEKRDYNSEAKERKELNLRHGEKAKESESRKKSSHDVKDDKKEADKPHRSSGFEDTSRRRGHTKDKGEHKSRQKDASNPDRHKRRRSSSVGSRGRTSRDHAVNHSGVSSGEGSDGSKRKPHSRRRDLSPSPVRSKRRQVSRSPYSKRSQRRHSPYSSLDNSRGRRSRSRSPVRRQR, from the exons ATGGATTCCTTCCAGCAGTCCCACGGCTACATCAGGCCTCCCCACCCGCCTGATCCCCACCACCACTTCCACCAGATGCCTCCGCCGCCGCTCCCGCCGCGTCAGCCTGCACCTCCCCAAGCACCATGGTACTCCTCTCAATTCCAGTACCACCACCCTTCTCAGACCCCCTCCCCTCCTCCGCAGTGGCCTCAGCCTCCGCAGCCGCAACACGCCGAGCATTATCCGCCGGCGGCATCGTATCCTCCACCTCCTCCTTCGTCGAACCCTTACCCTTACCATCCCAGCCAGTTCCATGCTCCTCCGCCTCCACCTCCTCCCCTTCCCCACGCTCGTTCTCacgctcctcctcctcctcctcctcagttCACCCCTCACTCCCACGTTTCTCAGCAGCCCTATCATCAG GAATGGAGCAACCCAAGCTGGCCTGCCAACCAAGGTTATCCTG CCCAAAATAATGAAGAAGATTGGGCTGCTAAGGCCAGAGCATGGGCTGCTAAGTCTACTATGGAAAGTCAGCATCCACAGTCACACTTTTCACCTGCTGGAAGAGTGCAAGAGCAAAACCATTATCATGACCAGTATCAGCAATCTGCTGACTCACGCTATACCGATGTTCAAAACCAGTCCCATCCATCATCAACCTATCAGCAATTTTCCTACTTGGATGCATCTGCACAACGGCTCTCAGGACATTCCCAGGATGCTGCATCTATCAGTTTGGAGACCTCATATACTTCAGATGGACATTCATATGGTGCTAGAGATGGAACCAACACTGGAGATCCAACAGTTTCATTTGAACAGGGAAACTTGCCTACAAATCCATCAGTTCATCAGCAGGAGGTACCTTCTAGTTATAGTTCTGTTACAG GTAAGGAGGCTGCTGAGCATATTCAACAATCATACACAATGTTCCCACCACCGGTTTCCTCATCACAAGAACAACAGCATGTGCAACCTCCTCTCCAAGCAACCTTTGCACCTGGCAGCAATTCAGTGGACCCTGCTATCAGTCTTGCTGATCAACCTTTAGACTTTGCACCTAGGTTTAGTCATGATAGTGACCTGCAAATGCAGTCGACTTATAGTCATCATGATTCGGGTACTTCTATGAACAACTGGGCTGCTCCAGTGGCCCCTGCCGGTGGTTATGCACCAATACCTGCAATTCTTGCCTCTGGGCCACAG CATGATCCTTCTATTTCTGGTCCTGGTCATGTGGCACCACCATTTGGAAGGTTTCCAGGACCTGGACTACCTCCAGCAATTCCCCCAACTAGTGCACCCTTTGCTCTTAGCACAGGAGCTGCAGTTCACCCTACAGCAGCTTTCTCTGCTGATCCATATGGTGTTCCAGAACGTCCAAAGAAG gcTTCAGTCCCTAACTGGCTTAGAGAGGAAATAAAGAAAACAGTCATTGCTGCTCCTTCTGCAGAGCACCCAAAAGCGGAAACATCTGTGGACGATGGCATTGGTAAAACGTATGCAAAGGGTGATGAGACAGATAGCAAGAGCATTGATTCCTCTAGATCagatgaggaggaggatgaaGAG GATCTTGCTGAAGCAGCTAGAACTGCAGCAATCAACCTAGAAATAAAGAGAGTTCTTACGGAAGTTCTTTTAAAG GTTACTGATGAATTATTTGATGAAATTGCAACAAAAGTTCTTGATGAAGATGGTCTGACTGCTGAAG TGGGTCATAATGGTGCCACTTCAAACCATAAGCCATCAGCATCTCCACCATCATCAGTTCAAGTTCCTAAGGCATCTGCAAAGGTTCTAGTTCCAGTCAAAGCAAAGGAGTTCGAGAATGATGTTGCCATTGAAAAATCTAATTCCAGTTCTCCTGGAGATGTTTTAGGTCTTGGAAATTATGGTTCTGATGCTGATGATGGAGATGATGAAATTGAGAGTTCCAGTGTGCCAACTCCTTCAAAAGATGCTACTAATCGGTCAAGGCTCAAGAAAAGTTTGGAAGATACAAATAATTTCCCTGTTAATAGCAGCTCTCAACTTGAAGAGCATGAAAGAAGTCAAACAAAATTAGAGGATAAGCCGGTCAAAACCGGCTCATTACAACCCAGAATTAGCAACGGGGCTGCTACTGATCAGTTGCAGGGTAATAAGGTGCCCAGAGAATTGGATAATTCGAATTCTAAAGATAATAGGAGGACTGAAGCCTTGGAAAGAAGCCACAATGGATTTAATGGTCTTAGTTCTAAAGATTCTTCAGGGTTACCAAAATCTGAATTGCCTGGAAAGAATGCTGCCGTGGAGAAAGCAGTAGATGATAATCCAGTTAGGGAAGGCAAAAGAAGATCAGAGAAAAATGACCGACATGATAGGAGTTCTGAAAAGGAGTCTGTTAAGGAGGTACATGTTAACAAGACTGGGACAGATGAAAAAAGTGATGAGATCCATAGAAGAAAGGATGAGAAACACGGGAGAAAGGAAAAAAGAGATTACAACAGTGaggcaaaagaaagaaaggagctCAATTTACGGCATGGAGAGAAGGCAAAGGAATCAGAGTCGAGGAAAAAGTCCTCTCATGATGTCAAGGATGATAAGAAGGAAGCAGACAAGCCCCATAGAAGTAGTGGCTTTGAAGATACTAGCCGGAGAAGGGGACATACAAAGGATAAGGGGGAACATAAATCTAGGCAAAAAGATGCAAGCAACCCTGATAGGCACAAAAGACGACGTTCATCTTCAGTAGGCAGTAGAGGCAGAACCAGCAGGGACCATGCTGTTAATCATTCTGGTGTTTCAAGCGGTGAAGGTTCAGATGGCTCAAAAAG GAAGCCACATTCAAGAAGACGGGACTTATCACCATCTCCAGTCAGGTCTAAGAGAAG ACAAGTTTCGCGGTCTCCTTATAGCAAGCGTTCTCAGCGCAGGCATTCTCCCTACTCTTCTCTTGATAATTCCAG AGGAAGGAGGTCAAGATCCAGATCACCTGTTCGGCGGCAAAGATGA
- the LOC112782954 gene encoding uncharacterized protein isoform X4, translated as MDSFQQSHGYIRPPHPPDPHHHFHQMPPPPLPPRQPAPPQAPWYSSQFQYHHPSQTPSPPPQWPQPPQPQHAEHYPPAASYPPPPPSSNPYPYHPSQFHAPPPPPPPLPHARSHAPPPPPPQFTPHSHVSQQPYHQEWSNPSWPANQAQNNEEDWAAKARAWAAKSTMESQHPQSHFSPAGRVQEQNHYHDQYQQSADSRYTDVQNQSHPSSTYQQFSYLDASAQRLSGHSQDAASISLETSYTSDGHSYGARDGTNTGDPTVSFEQGNLPTNPSVHQQEVPSSYSSVTGKEAAEHIQQSYTMFPPPVSSSQEQQHVQPPLQATFAPGSNSVDPAISLADQPLDFAPRFSHDSDLQMQSTYSHHDSGTSMNNWAAPVAPAGGYAPIPAILASGPQHDPSISGPGHVAPPFGRFPGPGLPPAIPPTSAPFALSTGAAVHPTAAFSADPYGVPERPKKASVPNWLREEIKKTVIAAPSAEHPKAETSVDDGIGKTYAKGDETDSKSIDSSRSDEEEDEEDLAEAARTAAINLEIKRVLTEVLLKVTDELFDEIATKVLDEDGLTAEVGHNGATSNHKPSASPPSSVQVPKASAKVLVPVKAKEFENDVAIEKSNSSSPGDVLGLGNYGSDADDGDDEIESSSVPTPSKDATNRSRLKKSLEDTNNFPVNSSSQLEEHERSQTKLEDKPVKTGSLQPRISNGAATDQLQGNKVPRELDNSNSKDNRRTEALERSHNGFNGLSSKDSSGLPKSELPGKNAAVEKAVDDNPVREGKRRSEKNDRHDRSSEKESVKEVHVNKTGTDEKSDEIHRRKDEKHGRKEKRDYNSEAKERKELNLRHGEKAKESESRKKSSHDVKDDKKEADKPHRSSGFEDTSRRRGHTKDKGEHKSRQKDASNPDRHKRRRSSSVGSRGRTSRDHAVNHSGVSSGEGSDGSKRKPHSRRRDLSPSPVRSKRRGRRSRSRSPVRRQR; from the exons ATGGATTCCTTCCAGCAGTCCCACGGCTACATCAGGCCTCCCCACCCGCCTGATCCCCACCACCACTTCCACCAGATGCCTCCGCCGCCGCTCCCGCCGCGTCAGCCTGCACCTCCCCAAGCACCATGGTACTCCTCTCAATTCCAGTACCACCACCCTTCTCAGACCCCCTCCCCTCCTCCGCAGTGGCCTCAGCCTCCGCAGCCGCAACACGCCGAGCATTATCCGCCGGCGGCATCGTATCCTCCACCTCCTCCTTCGTCGAACCCTTACCCTTACCATCCCAGCCAGTTCCATGCTCCTCCGCCTCCACCTCCTCCCCTTCCCCACGCTCGTTCTCacgctcctcctcctcctcctcctcagttCACCCCTCACTCCCACGTTTCTCAGCAGCCCTATCATCAG GAATGGAGCAACCCAAGCTGGCCTGCCAACCAAG CCCAAAATAATGAAGAAGATTGGGCTGCTAAGGCCAGAGCATGGGCTGCTAAGTCTACTATGGAAAGTCAGCATCCACAGTCACACTTTTCACCTGCTGGAAGAGTGCAAGAGCAAAACCATTATCATGACCAGTATCAGCAATCTGCTGACTCACGCTATACCGATGTTCAAAACCAGTCCCATCCATCATCAACCTATCAGCAATTTTCCTACTTGGATGCATCTGCACAACGGCTCTCAGGACATTCCCAGGATGCTGCATCTATCAGTTTGGAGACCTCATATACTTCAGATGGACATTCATATGGTGCTAGAGATGGAACCAACACTGGAGATCCAACAGTTTCATTTGAACAGGGAAACTTGCCTACAAATCCATCAGTTCATCAGCAGGAGGTACCTTCTAGTTATAGTTCTGTTACAG GTAAGGAGGCTGCTGAGCATATTCAACAATCATACACAATGTTCCCACCACCGGTTTCCTCATCACAAGAACAACAGCATGTGCAACCTCCTCTCCAAGCAACCTTTGCACCTGGCAGCAATTCAGTGGACCCTGCTATCAGTCTTGCTGATCAACCTTTAGACTTTGCACCTAGGTTTAGTCATGATAGTGACCTGCAAATGCAGTCGACTTATAGTCATCATGATTCGGGTACTTCTATGAACAACTGGGCTGCTCCAGTGGCCCCTGCCGGTGGTTATGCACCAATACCTGCAATTCTTGCCTCTGGGCCACAG CATGATCCTTCTATTTCTGGTCCTGGTCATGTGGCACCACCATTTGGAAGGTTTCCAGGACCTGGACTACCTCCAGCAATTCCCCCAACTAGTGCACCCTTTGCTCTTAGCACAGGAGCTGCAGTTCACCCTACAGCAGCTTTCTCTGCTGATCCATATGGTGTTCCAGAACGTCCAAAGAAG gcTTCAGTCCCTAACTGGCTTAGAGAGGAAATAAAGAAAACAGTCATTGCTGCTCCTTCTGCAGAGCACCCAAAAGCGGAAACATCTGTGGACGATGGCATTGGTAAAACGTATGCAAAGGGTGATGAGACAGATAGCAAGAGCATTGATTCCTCTAGATCagatgaggaggaggatgaaGAG GATCTTGCTGAAGCAGCTAGAACTGCAGCAATCAACCTAGAAATAAAGAGAGTTCTTACGGAAGTTCTTTTAAAG GTTACTGATGAATTATTTGATGAAATTGCAACAAAAGTTCTTGATGAAGATGGTCTGACTGCTGAAG TGGGTCATAATGGTGCCACTTCAAACCATAAGCCATCAGCATCTCCACCATCATCAGTTCAAGTTCCTAAGGCATCTGCAAAGGTTCTAGTTCCAGTCAAAGCAAAGGAGTTCGAGAATGATGTTGCCATTGAAAAATCTAATTCCAGTTCTCCTGGAGATGTTTTAGGTCTTGGAAATTATGGTTCTGATGCTGATGATGGAGATGATGAAATTGAGAGTTCCAGTGTGCCAACTCCTTCAAAAGATGCTACTAATCGGTCAAGGCTCAAGAAAAGTTTGGAAGATACAAATAATTTCCCTGTTAATAGCAGCTCTCAACTTGAAGAGCATGAAAGAAGTCAAACAAAATTAGAGGATAAGCCGGTCAAAACCGGCTCATTACAACCCAGAATTAGCAACGGGGCTGCTACTGATCAGTTGCAGGGTAATAAGGTGCCCAGAGAATTGGATAATTCGAATTCTAAAGATAATAGGAGGACTGAAGCCTTGGAAAGAAGCCACAATGGATTTAATGGTCTTAGTTCTAAAGATTCTTCAGGGTTACCAAAATCTGAATTGCCTGGAAAGAATGCTGCCGTGGAGAAAGCAGTAGATGATAATCCAGTTAGGGAAGGCAAAAGAAGATCAGAGAAAAATGACCGACATGATAGGAGTTCTGAAAAGGAGTCTGTTAAGGAGGTACATGTTAACAAGACTGGGACAGATGAAAAAAGTGATGAGATCCATAGAAGAAAGGATGAGAAACACGGGAGAAAGGAAAAAAGAGATTACAACAGTGaggcaaaagaaagaaaggagctCAATTTACGGCATGGAGAGAAGGCAAAGGAATCAGAGTCGAGGAAAAAGTCCTCTCATGATGTCAAGGATGATAAGAAGGAAGCAGACAAGCCCCATAGAAGTAGTGGCTTTGAAGATACTAGCCGGAGAAGGGGACATACAAAGGATAAGGGGGAACATAAATCTAGGCAAAAAGATGCAAGCAACCCTGATAGGCACAAAAGACGACGTTCATCTTCAGTAGGCAGTAGAGGCAGAACCAGCAGGGACCATGCTGTTAATCATTCTGGTGTTTCAAGCGGTGAAGGTTCAGATGGCTCAAAAAG GAAGCCACATTCAAGAAGACGGGACTTATCACCATCTCCAGTCAGGTCTAAGAGAAG AGGAAGGAGGTCAAGATCCAGATCACCTGTTCGGCGGCAAAGATGA